The sequence below is a genomic window from Vicinamibacterales bacterium.
CTCCCGATGATGCGCGCGAACTAGCCGCTCATTTGCGTTTGTTGTTGGAGAATCCGGGGATGCGCGAGGAATTCGGCCGCGCGGCGCGTGAGCGAGTGCTGGCGCGCTTCACATGGTCGCGTCATGCTGACGGCTTAACTAAAATCTATTCCGATTTATGCGCATAGCGGTGATCAGCAACGCGGCTTTTGATGCGCCTGGCGGTGCGGGCCAGATCGCGGGCGCTTACGCCAGAGCTTTGGAATCGCGCGGCCACGCGGTGCGCTTGTGGGGACCGCGCGCAGAATTCAAGACTCTCGGATCTAGCAATCCCGTGTCGCGTCTCTTTTTTCACCTGCGTGATTTGCGCGCCGACGATTCAATCGTCCAATCCATTTCGGAATGGAAACCGGACGTCATCCTCACCCACAATTTGACGGGCTGCGGATTCGGGACGCCGAAAGCGATAAAAAAATACTTCGACTCCACTGCTGATAAAGGTCCTTCGACAGGCTCAGGACGACAAGACTTTTTGATTCCGCCTACAGGACGGCAATCTGGGAATGAAGAAATAGTTCCTGAGCTTGTCGAAGGACTACCATTGCTTTGGTTGCATGTTTTGCATGACGTGCAGTTGTTCGAACCGTCCGGTCAGATCATAAGCGGCGAAGCTTTTCCCGGTCTGCGCAAAATTTGGCGCGCGATCTGGTCGAGCCTGCGTCGGTCGGCTCTGGGCAGTCCGCAAAGCGTCATCTCGCCTACGCGTTGGCTGTTGGAGCAGCATGTCAAACGCGGATTCTTTCGGACTGCGCGGCAAGAGGTCGTGCCGAATCCGATGGCTTGGTCTGAAAGGACATCGATTGAACGGAATCCGCATCAAGTCGTTTACGTCGGGCGTTTGGATTGGGATAAGGGTCTGGATATTTTGCTTGAGGCGTGGAAAAAAATCGGAGTGGCGGATAAAAAACTTGTCATCATCGGCGCAGGAAGTTGGAAGAAAAAAACAATTGTCATCCTGAGCGGAGCAGCAGCGCAGTCGAAGGACCTTTATCAGCCGCCGGTTCAGACCAACGCTTATAATGGTCCTTCGACTCGCTCGAAGCTCGCTCAGGATGACAATTATTTTCGATCAGACCTCAACGATCCGACGATCGCGCTCAAAGGCAGTTTGCCCAACGACGAAGTGCGCCGGATTTTTGCCGCCAGCGCCGTCGCCGTCTTGCCGTCGCGGGTGTGGGAAAATCAACCCACAGTCATCTTGGAAGCTTTGCAGGCTGGCGCGAAAGTCCTGGCGGCGGATGTGGGCGGCGTAAAGGAAACTTTGGGAACGGCGGGCTGGATCTTCAAACCTGGTTCGGTCGAGTCTCTAGTCGCTGCTCTGGAACAAGCTTTGGAATCAGAAAATGATGCGCCCCGCGAGGCAGAAGCGCGACGGATCCTCGAACTTCACGATCCCGCGCTGTTCGTGGCGCGTTTGGAAGGTTTGCTCAAATCGAATTTGTAGACTTTTGCGGAATGTCCCAGCCCCTGGTCGGTCGCGCCCAGGCTCCATTCGTCGTCAGCCAGCGCCGACAAAGCTTCGGCTGTGCTTTCGGCTTTCCACCAATAATCGTTCAGCACCACGTAGACGATCTTGGATTTTCCCAGCGCGCCGGCTT
It includes:
- a CDS encoding glycosyltransferase, with the protein product MRIAVISNAAFDAPGGAGQIAGAYARALESRGHAVRLWGPRAEFKTLGSSNPVSRLFFHLRDLRADDSIVQSISEWKPDVILTHNLTGCGFGTPKAIKKYFDSTADKGPSTGSGRQDFLIPPTGRQSGNEEIVPELVEGLPLLWLHVLHDVQLFEPSGQIISGEAFPGLRKIWRAIWSSLRRSALGSPQSVISPTRWLLEQHVKRGFFRTARQEVVPNPMAWSERTSIERNPHQVVYVGRLDWDKGLDILLEAWKKIGVADKKLVIIGAGSWKKKTIVILSGAAAQSKDLYQPPVQTNAYNGPSTRSKLAQDDNYFRSDLNDPTIALKGSLPNDEVRRIFAASAVAVLPSRVWENQPTVILEALQAGAKVLAADVGGVKETLGTAGWIFKPGSVESLVAALEQALESENDAPREAEARRILELHDPALFVARLEGLLKSNL